A window of the Lolium perenne isolate Kyuss_39 chromosome 7, Kyuss_2.0, whole genome shotgun sequence genome harbors these coding sequences:
- the LOC127317651 gene encoding uncharacterized protein, whose product MAAASSSTTAAAAGSSPYRSRFGDTTQTKVFVGGLAWETPSEGLRQHFEQYGDILEAVVITDRLTGRSKGYGFVTFRDADAARRAVQDPNPTITGRRANCNIASLGPPRPAQQQQQPRGTASTHLQLQGPVLQGPHFFPRAPQPQMPGLMHHHGAAIYHHHHPASSSQQYGYWYPPDYQYQQAAMMNPQALQNYYAQLQLYGLASPTAPPPYHHQYVGYMPTPSPRAVLSPAQQLAAPPYVPLAAAAAAQMHGSFVQVPSLPHNFALQLPPHAVAMLPPNPTDLQSGAGQVYSAPSATNPSNAHQGA is encoded by the exons ATGGCAgcggcgtcgtcgtcgacgacggcggcggctgcGGGTTCCTCCCCGTACCGTTCGCGTTTCGGCGACACGACGCAGACGAAGGTGTTCGTGGGCGGGCTGGCGTGGGAGACGCCGTCGGAGGGCCTCCGGCAGCACTTCGAGCAGTACGGCGACATCCTGGAGGCGGTGGTGATCACGGACCGGCTCACCGGCCGCTCCAAGGGATACGGATTC GTGACCTTCCGGGACGCGGACGCGGCGCGTCGTGCGGTGCAGGACCCGAACCCGACCATCACCGGGCGGCGCGCCAACTGCAACATTGCGTCGCTGGGTCCGCCGCGGCCcgcccagcagcagcagcagcctcgAG GGACGGCGTCGACCCACCTGCAGTTGCAGGGCCCGGTGCTCCAGGGCCCGCACTTCTTCCCCAGGGCTCCGCAGCCGCAGATGCCGGGCTTGATGCACCACCATGGCGCCGCcatctaccaccaccaccaccctgcTTCCTCTTCGCAGCAGTACGG GTACTGGTACCCACCTGACTATCAATACCAACAG GCGGCCATGATGAACCCTCAAGCGCTGCAGAACTACTACGCCCAGCTCCAGCTGTATGGGTTGGCCTCGCCGACAGCGCCACCGCCCTACCATCATCAGTACGTCGGGTACATGCCGACTCCGAGTCCAAGGGCGGTGCTCTCGCCGGCGCAGCAGCTCGCTGCCCCGCCGTACGTGCCgcttgcggcggcggcggcggcgcagatgCACGGCTCCTTCGTGCAGGTGCCTTCTCTACCGCACAACTTCGCCCTGCAGCTGCCTCCTCATGCTGTGGCAATGCTGCCTCCCAACCCGACGG ATCTGCAGTCAGGTGCAGGACAGGTTTACTCTGCACCTTCAGCGACGAACCCAAGTAACGCCCATCAGGGTGCCTGA